The Hordeum vulgare subsp. vulgare chromosome 4H, MorexV3_pseudomolecules_assembly, whole genome shotgun sequence genomic interval CGCGCATTGACTATGCTCCCTTGGGTCAGAACCCGCCACATACGCACCCTCGCGCCACTGAGATCCTCACGGTGCTCGAGGGGACACTGTACGTTGGCTTTGTCACATCCAACCAGCCCGCCCCCAACAGAAACAAGTTCCTTTCCAAGGTGCTCAACAAAGGTGATGTGTTTGTCTTTCCCGTGGGGCTCATCCACTTCCAATTCAACCCGAACCCCCACCAGCCTGCCGTTGCAATTGCCGCGCTCAGTAGCCAGAACCCAGGGGCTATCACAATTGCCAATGCAGTGTTTGGGTCAGACCCACCAATATCGGATGATGTTCTTTCCAAGGCATTTCAGGTTGAAAAGAATACAATAGACTATCTCCAGGCTCAGTTCTGGGAGAGCAACCACAATTGATTGATTACACGGAATATGAGTGCATAAACCAAGGACTTGGTTGACTTTCTAGACATGCATCCTAGTCTATAAAATAAATGGAGCATA includes:
- the LOC123447622 gene encoding germin-like protein 8-5; this translates as MATSSSILLLAALLALVSWQAIASDPDPLQDFCVADMHSPVRVNGFVCKNPMEVNADDFFKAANLDKPRMTNKVGSNVTLINVMQIAGLNTLGISIARIDYAPLGQNPPHTHPRATEILTVLEGTLYVGFVTSNQPAPNRNKFLSKVLNKGDVFVFPVGLIHFQFNPNPHQPAVAIAALSSQNPGAITIANAVFGSDPPISDDVLSKAFQVEKNTIDYLQAQFWESNHN